The Methanothrix soehngenii GP6 genome has a window encoding:
- a CDS encoding ArsR family transcriptional regulator, producing MSNMLDPIELLDILGNENRRRILQLLSFRPFYFNEMAKRLDVGPKAVIDHLEMLERAGLVECYQEQGRRKYFRIARRTVLEVAVSPHSYGVRAYLSEDAPKDDSGFEEAEASLDLKMLKDELLGLEKKRYELRELLAQIESREMEIKQRASSVAGFRAENQLESEIMTALLCGGANSSELATRLEVPEAVVLDSLNKLKERSAVHLRGQQWSI from the coding sequence ATGAGCAACATGTTGGATCCTATTGAGCTTCTTGACATTCTGGGGAATGAAAATAGAAGACGTATCCTCCAGCTCCTCTCTTTCCGCCCCTTTTACTTCAATGAGATGGCCAAACGGCTGGATGTAGGGCCGAAAGCGGTGATCGACCACCTGGAGATGCTGGAGAGAGCGGGGCTGGTGGAGTGCTATCAAGAGCAGGGACGGAGAAAATACTTCCGCATTGCCAGGAGAACCGTTCTGGAGGTAGCAGTCTCTCCTCATTCATATGGGGTCCGGGCATATCTTTCAGAAGATGCTCCAAAGGACGACTCGGGCTTTGAGGAGGCTGAGGCCTCTTTGGATCTGAAGATGCTCAAAGATGAGCTCTTGGGCCTGGAGAAAAAAAGGTATGAGCTGCGCGAACTATTGGCCCAGATCGAATCGCGAGAGATGGAGATCAAGCAGAGAGCATCCAGCGTTGCCGGATTTCGGGCAGAGAACCAGCTGGAGTCGGAGATCATGACTGCATTGCTCTGCGGCGGCGCAAATTCATCCGAGCTCGCGACCAGGCTGGAGGTTCCAGAAGCGGTGGTTTTAGATAGCTTGAATAAGCTCAAAGAGCGCAGTGCAGTGCACTTAAGAGGTCAGCAATGGAGCATATGA
- a CDS encoding CDC48 family AAA ATPase — MKPAEDASVLLRVAEAYHKDAGKGVARINPIILAQLGVENGGVVEINARDKVYAIAWPGTPEDPQDIIRIDGNTRSNLGTGIDNRVNVRRATARPARKIVVAPTRQIRLMGGQQYLLRMLQGRAVVKGEMLRVEMINSSLNLAVVSTVPNGPVLVTQETIISITRETLDELALHVRDISYEDIGGLSREIREIREMIEVPLRHPELFSRLGINPPRGVLLHGPPGTGKTLIARAVAGETDANFISISGPEIVSKFYGESEQRLRQIFDEASKAAPSIIFIDEIDSIAPKREEVSGDLERRVVAQILSLMDGLSSRGEVIVIAATNRPNALDPAIRRGGRFDREIEIGIPNRNGRLEVLYVHTRGMPLDESLDLMEIADSTHGFVGADLYALCKEAAMRTLERALPDLDVKEDIPLDVLDNLNVTREDFLSALKKIEPSAMREVFVEVAQVHWDEVGGLDEAKRSLVEAVEWPLMYPEAFASVGVRPPRGILLYGLPGTGKTLLVRALATESNVNFISVKGPELLSKWVGESERAVREIFRKARQAAPALVFFDEIDSIVPARGSGSDSHVTERVVSQFLTEMDGLMELKDVVIVAATNRPDLLDSSLLRPGRFDRLVYIPMPDKEARQKILEIYLSKMPAYEVSAQWLADITENFSGADLEMLCREAGMLALREHIRPGMKREELIVDKILVTEKRFQEASEYIRPHLSKDMLQGYTKMIREFQV; from the coding sequence ATGAAGCCCGCAGAGGATGCATCAGTTTTGCTTCGAGTGGCTGAAGCATATCATAAGGATGCGGGGAAGGGAGTGGCCAGGATCAATCCCATCATTCTCGCCCAATTGGGAGTGGAGAACGGCGGGGTAGTGGAGATCAATGCCCGGGATAAGGTCTATGCCATCGCATGGCCTGGAACTCCTGAGGACCCCCAGGATATAATCAGGATCGACGGAAACACCCGGTCCAACCTGGGGACGGGAATAGACAATCGGGTGAATGTCCGCCGGGCCACGGCCAGGCCCGCCAGAAAGATCGTGGTCGCCCCCACCCGCCAGATCCGCCTCATGGGAGGACAGCAGTATCTCTTGCGCATGCTCCAGGGGAGGGCAGTGGTTAAGGGTGAGATGCTGCGGGTGGAGATGATAAACAGCAGCCTCAACCTGGCAGTGGTGAGCACCGTGCCAAACGGGCCGGTTCTGGTAACTCAGGAGACGATCATCAGCATCACCAGAGAGACCCTGGATGAGCTGGCCCTGCATGTGCGGGACATATCCTATGAGGACATCGGCGGCCTGTCCCGGGAGATCAGGGAGATCAGAGAGATGATCGAGGTTCCGCTGCGCCATCCAGAGCTCTTCAGCCGGCTGGGAATCAATCCTCCCCGGGGGGTGCTCCTGCATGGTCCTCCGGGAACGGGAAAGACGCTCATCGCCAGAGCGGTGGCAGGCGAGACCGACGCCAACTTCATCTCCATCTCCGGGCCGGAGATCGTATCCAAGTTCTATGGCGAGAGCGAGCAGCGGCTGCGCCAGATATTCGATGAAGCGTCGAAGGCGGCTCCTTCCATCATATTCATCGATGAGATCGATTCCATCGCTCCCAAGAGGGAAGAGGTCTCGGGCGACCTGGAGCGGCGGGTGGTTGCCCAGATCCTTTCCCTGATGGACGGCCTCTCCTCCAGGGGAGAGGTGATAGTGATAGCGGCCACCAACCGGCCCAATGCCCTCGATCCTGCCATTCGCAGGGGGGGCCGATTCGACCGGGAGATTGAGATAGGCATACCAAACAGAAACGGCAGGCTGGAGGTGCTCTATGTCCACACCAGGGGCATGCCCTTGGATGAATCGCTGGACTTGATGGAGATCGCAGACTCGACTCATGGCTTCGTAGGAGCGGACCTTTATGCCCTGTGCAAAGAGGCGGCCATGCGCACCCTGGAAAGGGCTCTGCCCGACCTGGACGTTAAAGAGGACATACCATTGGATGTGCTGGACAATCTCAATGTGACCAGAGAGGATTTCCTGTCCGCCCTGAAGAAGATCGAGCCATCGGCGATGAGAGAGGTCTTCGTCGAGGTGGCCCAGGTCCATTGGGATGAAGTGGGCGGCCTGGATGAGGCCAAGCGGTCCCTGGTCGAGGCGGTGGAATGGCCGTTGATGTACCCAGAGGCCTTCGCCTCGGTGGGTGTCCGGCCGCCGCGGGGTATTCTGCTCTACGGTCTTCCCGGTACGGGCAAGACCCTCCTGGTCAGAGCTCTGGCCACGGAGAGCAATGTCAACTTCATCAGCGTTAAGGGACCTGAGCTATTGAGCAAATGGGTGGGCGAGTCGGAGAGGGCAGTCAGAGAGATCTTTCGCAAAGCCCGCCAGGCTGCTCCCGCCCTGGTATTCTTCGACGAGATCGATTCCATTGTTCCCGCCCGGGGCAGCGGATCGGACTCGCATGTTACCGAAAGAGTGGTCAGCCAGTTCCTGACGGAGATGGATGGACTCATGGAGCTGAAGGATGTGGTGATAGTGGCGGCCACCAACCGGCCGGACCTTTTGGATAGCTCGTTGCTCCGGCCGGGCAGGTTCGATCGTTTAGTTTATATTCCCATGCCGGATAAAGAAGCTCGTCAGAAGATACTGGAGATCTATCTCTCAAAGATGCCCGCCTATGAGGTCTCTGCTCAATGGCTGGCGGATATCACTGAGAACTTCAGCGGTGCCGATCTGGAGATGCTCTGCCGGGAGGCGGGGATGCTCGCTTTGCGGGAGCATATCCGGCCGGGAATGAAAAGAGAAGAGCTGATAGTTGACAAGATCCTTGTTACAGAGAAGCGTTTCCAGGAGGCCAGCGAGTATATCAGGCCGCATCTGTCAAAAGATATGCTGCAGGGATACACCAAGATGATCCGTGAATTCCAGGTATGA
- the lonB gene encoding ATP-dependent protease LonB, producing METKHQIYSQEQPIIAVRTEKLTSEDESNELLGDIKFEDTSSITVPENLIDQVIGQDEAVEVIKKAASQRRHVMLIGSPGTGKSMLGKAMSELLPVEDLQDVLVYANPEDNNTPRVRVVPAGRGKQIVDAQKLEARKKVQTRNMFLMIIVMALIVYAYYMGQLLFGIIAAALLFISLRYMLPKEDAMVPKLLVDNNGKKKAPYVDATGAHAGALLGDVRHDPFQSGGLETPSHERVECGSIHKAHKGVLFIDEVNTLRPESQQSLLTALQEGVYQITGQSERSSGALVRTEPVPCSFIMIAAGNLDAVQGMHPALRSRIKGYGYEVYMRDTMEDTLENRNKLIRFVAQEIVRDGKIPHFTQDAVAEIMREAKRRSGRKGHLTLMLRDLGGLIRVSGDVARAESSHLTEVNHVMQAKKMARSVEQQLADRYMERRKDYSMFHSSGDEIGRVNGLAVMGDSGIVLPIMAEITPAQSKEEGKIIATGKLQEIAKEAVTNVSVLIKKFLGEDITKKDVHIQFIGTYEGVEGDSASISIATAVISALEGVPVKQTVAMTGSLSVRGDVMPVGGVTQKIEAAAQAGIKTVLIPKSNMGDVLIDDSMKNSIEIIPVSNISEVFEFAMGSQRTRLIEKLKKFATEKKIGINIPETIPTPIRSI from the coding sequence ATGGAGACAAAGCACCAAATATATAGTCAAGAACAACCAATAATTGCTGTGAGGACCGAAAAATTGACTTCAGAAGACGAGTCTAATGAACTGCTCGGCGATATTAAATTCGAGGATACGAGCAGCATAACCGTACCTGAAAACCTCATAGATCAGGTTATTGGCCAGGACGAGGCAGTTGAGGTGATCAAGAAGGCGGCAAGCCAGAGAAGGCATGTCATGCTCATAGGGTCGCCTGGTACTGGCAAGTCAATGCTCGGCAAAGCAATGAGCGAGCTTCTTCCGGTGGAGGATCTGCAGGATGTTCTGGTCTATGCCAATCCAGAGGATAACAATACCCCCAGGGTTCGCGTCGTTCCCGCGGGCAGGGGCAAACAGATCGTCGATGCCCAGAAGCTGGAGGCAAGAAAGAAGGTCCAGACGAGAAATATGTTCTTGATGATCATCGTAATGGCCCTTATCGTCTACGCCTATTATATGGGCCAGCTTCTTTTCGGAATCATAGCCGCAGCATTGCTGTTCATCTCTTTGCGCTATATGCTGCCCAAAGAGGATGCCATGGTCCCCAAGCTGTTGGTGGATAACAACGGCAAGAAGAAGGCGCCCTATGTGGATGCCACCGGGGCTCATGCCGGGGCATTGCTGGGAGACGTCCGTCATGATCCTTTTCAGTCCGGCGGCCTGGAGACGCCATCCCACGAACGGGTTGAGTGCGGCTCCATCCATAAAGCCCACAAAGGAGTGCTGTTCATCGATGAGGTGAACACCCTCCGGCCGGAGTCACAACAGAGCCTCCTCACCGCCCTGCAGGAAGGGGTCTATCAAATAACCGGTCAGAGCGAGAGAAGCTCCGGCGCCCTGGTGAGGACCGAGCCCGTTCCCTGCAGCTTTATCATGATCGCGGCCGGAAACCTGGATGCTGTTCAGGGAATGCATCCAGCACTCCGGTCGCGCATCAAGGGCTATGGTTATGAGGTCTACATGCGGGATACCATGGAGGACACCCTGGAGAACAGGAACAAGCTAATCAGGTTCGTGGCTCAGGAGATCGTGAGAGACGGAAAGATCCCCCACTTCACTCAAGATGCAGTGGCGGAGATCATGAGAGAGGCCAAGAGGCGTTCGGGCAGAAAGGGGCATCTCACCCTCATGCTCCGCGACCTGGGTGGCCTGATCAGGGTCTCTGGAGATGTAGCCCGGGCGGAATCCTCTCACCTTACCGAGGTTAATCACGTCATGCAGGCCAAGAAGATGGCCCGTTCGGTCGAGCAGCAGCTGGCAGACAGATACATGGAGAGGCGCAAAGACTACAGCATGTTCCACTCCTCCGGAGATGAGATCGGCAGGGTCAACGGCCTGGCAGTCATGGGCGACTCGGGCATTGTTCTGCCCATCATGGCCGAGATCACCCCTGCTCAATCCAAGGAAGAGGGCAAGATCATCGCCACTGGAAAGCTGCAGGAGATCGCTAAAGAGGCGGTGACAAACGTCTCTGTGCTGATCAAGAAGTTCCTGGGCGAGGATATCACCAAGAAGGACGTGCATATTCAGTTCATAGGCACATATGAGGGTGTAGAGGGCGATAGCGCATCCATCTCCATCGCCACTGCTGTCATATCCGCTTTGGAAGGGGTGCCCGTGAAACAGACGGTAGCCATGACCGGCTCGCTCTCCGTGCGGGGAGATGTCATGCCTGTGGGCGGAGTCACCCAGAAGATCGAGGCTGCTGCCCAGGCGGGAATCAAGACTGTCCTCATTCCCAAATCCAATATGGGGGATGTCCTGATAGATGATTCCATGAAAAACTCTATTGAGATCATACCCGTATCCAATATCAGCGAGGTCTTCGAGTTTGCCATGGGTAGCCAGAGGACCAGGCTGATAGAGAAACTGAAGAAGTTCGCCACCGAGAAGAAGATCGGCATCAACATCCCAGAGACGATCCCCACCCCCATCCGGAGCATCTGA
- a CDS encoding TldD/PmbA family protein has product MTAEFYDTRILQGSRTRIVLDNGKLEEIAQVPFQGASVRALFGGAWGFVTTDRVDGLGQEIDLAKRIARKIGRKEDLSLAEAPPGRSVLVPVKRDPKDLSLEEKVALLREIEDAAKVEGISSTQAVYSEMDLVAHYSSSEGLDLESRMTRMGFVISAVAHRNGLYQTDGEGRAGVGGLELFDREDPIALARQVGETAVALLDAKAARGGTHPVVLDQELAGVFVHEAVGHATEGDIILEGDSCLEGKLGQRIGSELVTVKDDPSLMLNGYYPFDDEGSRAQETVLVENGVLRSYLNTRETAARLGGVPRNARAEGISRPVVRMSNTYIANGDWKLEEILEELKSGIYLAGSRGGQVSTGEGIFQFNAKKGYIVENGEKTQLLRDVSLSGKILETLLHVTAVGDDLRYNSGRCGKSGQLVPVSDGSPHLLVDRATVGGTG; this is encoded by the coding sequence TTGACAGCGGAGTTCTATGATACCCGCATTCTGCAGGGGAGTCGAACCAGGATCGTTCTGGACAATGGAAAGCTTGAGGAGATAGCCCAGGTGCCCTTCCAGGGGGCATCGGTTCGGGCTCTTTTTGGCGGTGCCTGGGGTTTTGTAACCACCGATCGGGTGGACGGTCTTGGCCAGGAGATAGATCTGGCCAAGCGCATTGCTCGGAAGATCGGCCGGAAAGAGGATCTCAGTCTGGCAGAGGCTCCGCCCGGCAGAAGCGTGTTGGTGCCAGTTAAAAGAGATCCAAAAGACCTATCTTTAGAGGAGAAGGTAGCCCTTTTGAGAGAGATCGAGGACGCAGCGAAGGTGGAGGGCATATCCTCGACCCAGGCGGTCTACTCAGAGATGGATCTGGTAGCCCACTATTCTAGTTCTGAGGGCCTGGATCTGGAATCAAGGATGACCAGAATGGGCTTTGTGATCAGCGCTGTGGCTCATAGGAATGGCCTTTATCAGACCGATGGCGAAGGCAGAGCCGGTGTGGGCGGCCTGGAGCTATTCGACCGGGAAGATCCAATAGCTCTGGCCAGGCAGGTGGGGGAGACGGCGGTCGCCCTCCTGGATGCCAAGGCGGCGAGAGGAGGGACTCACCCTGTAGTCTTGGATCAGGAGTTGGCCGGGGTGTTCGTCCATGAGGCGGTGGGCCATGCCACTGAGGGAGACATAATCCTGGAGGGGGACTCGTGCCTGGAAGGAAAGCTGGGCCAGAGGATAGGATCGGAGCTGGTGACGGTCAAAGACGACCCCAGCCTGATGCTCAACGGCTACTATCCCTTCGATGATGAGGGAAGCCGAGCCCAGGAGACGGTTCTGGTGGAGAATGGTGTGCTTCGGTCATACCTCAACACCCGCGAGACCGCAGCCAGGTTAGGTGGTGTGCCGCGCAATGCCCGAGCAGAGGGGATTAGCCGGCCGGTAGTGCGGATGAGCAATACCTACATCGCCAATGGTGACTGGAAGCTGGAGGAGATCTTAGAGGAGCTTAAAAGCGGGATCTATCTGGCAGGGAGCCGGGGGGGGCAGGTCAGCACCGGCGAGGGAATCTTCCAGTTCAATGCCAAGAAGGGCTATATCGTGGAGAACGGGGAGAAGACGCAACTGTTGCGAGATGTATCCCTATCCGGAAAGATCCTGGAGACGCTCTTGCATGTAACGGCTGTGGGCGACGACCTGCGGTATAACAGCGGTCGATGCGGAAAGTCCGGCCAGCTGGTGCCTGTGAGCGACGGATCGCCCCATCTGCTCGTCGACAGGGCCACTGTGGGCGGAACGGGATAG
- a CDS encoding thermonuclease family protein — MILTIFSVLSLLPGSSASPDEVYGVVTNVIDGDTFDLRIEKADSRITDSVERITLADVRSPDMKAIQGPAARDFTYAVLMDKRVYLDVDDFNRGQDDEGRLIAVAYLAGAYGQPIPYPNFNLLLVDAGHAILANQTDNEFDPKDWREEHNSEKSNSDTLQRVEENLRERLEESLQGSDQEQKGTQNDGWQNDSQNGLLSRIEDAAGEKLNRATQAAWDWLKAEITNTSLEMVNSNLDRALNRS, encoded by the coding sequence ATGATATTGACAATTTTTTCGGTGCTATCCCTCCTGCCCGGATCTTCGGCCTCCCCAGACGAGGTCTACGGAGTAGTCACAAATGTGATCGATGGCGATACATTCGACCTCAGGATAGAGAAGGCCGACTCCAGAATTACAGACAGTGTGGAACGGATCACTCTGGCCGACGTCCGTTCACCGGATATGAAGGCAATCCAGGGCCCAGCGGCCAGGGATTTCACATATGCCGTGCTCATGGACAAGAGGGTCTACCTGGATGTTGACGACTTCAACCGGGGACAGGATGATGAGGGCAGGCTGATTGCAGTAGCCTATCTAGCCGGAGCCTATGGCCAGCCCATCCCTTACCCCAACTTCAACCTCTTGCTGGTGGATGCCGGTCATGCGATCCTGGCGAATCAGACGGACAATGAGTTCGATCCGAAAGACTGGAGAGAGGAGCATAACTCAGAGAAGAGCAACTCTGATACTCTGCAAAGGGTGGAGGAGAATCTGCGAGAGAGGCTGGAAGAGAGCTTGCAGGGATCCGATCAAGAGCAGAAAGGGACGCAGAATGATGGATGGCAGAACGACAGCCAGAACGGTCTACTATCCCGGATCGAGGATGCTGCAGGAGAGAAGCTAAATCGAGCAACTCAGGCCGCCTGGGACTGGCTGAAGGCAGAGATAACCAATACCAGCCTGGAGATGGTAAACAGCAACCTGGATCGAGCATTGAACCGCAGCTGA
- a CDS encoding sirohydrochlorin cobaltochelatase: MMLIDSPEKTGMLLVPYGSASPRAMATYENILALYRKDYPGMPVLLAFTSRLMIKRLQEREGIAIPNIEEALGKLSGQGCKQVVVQSLQIVPGGEFHRLVSLSREYEKKDADPERRLKITIGLPLLSCLEDCRRVSEALPDLWRPSRDAESKEGDETVRKSQFAVESKKEAVLLAGHGTGHPADAIYSQMAQVLKKDYGQVLLGTIEGFPSLLEMIDELKVIGAQKVRLRPFLLVAGGHAENDISGPAPDSWKSSLERAGIEVDFHLSALGEIEGIVQILKEHSLKALEEMEMQADRRG; encoded by the coding sequence ATGATGCTGATTGACTCCCCGGAAAAGACAGGTATGCTCCTGGTTCCCTATGGCTCTGCCTCACCCAGAGCGATGGCCACATATGAGAATATCCTGGCTCTATACAGAAAGGATTATCCCGGCATGCCCGTTCTTTTAGCCTTCACCTCTCGTCTTATGATAAAGAGGCTCCAGGAGCGAGAAGGAATCGCCATCCCGAATATCGAGGAGGCCCTGGGCAAACTCTCCGGCCAGGGCTGCAAACAGGTGGTGGTCCAATCCCTGCAGATCGTTCCCGGTGGGGAGTTCCATCGACTGGTATCCCTATCAAGAGAGTACGAAAAGAAGGATGCCGATCCGGAAAGGAGGCTGAAGATCACGATCGGCCTTCCTCTCCTTTCCTGCCTCGAGGACTGCCGGAGGGTCTCAGAGGCACTGCCAGACCTGTGGAGGCCCAGCAGAGATGCAGAATCAAAAGAGGGAGATGAGACAGTCAGGAAGAGCCAGTTCGCAGTCGAATCGAAAAAGGAAGCGGTGCTGCTGGCAGGCCATGGTACCGGCCACCCGGCGGACGCCATCTACTCCCAGATGGCTCAAGTCTTGAAGAAGGACTATGGCCAGGTATTACTGGGCACCATAGAGGGCTTTCCGAGCCTCTTGGAGATGATAGACGAGCTGAAGGTCATCGGCGCGCAAAAGGTCAGGCTGCGCCCCTTTTTGCTTGTAGCCGGAGGGCATGCCGAAAACGATATCTCGGGGCCTGCTCCAGATTCATGGAAGAGCTCTCTGGAGAGGGCGGGAATTGAGGTTGATTTTCATCTATCGGCCCTGGGCGAGATCGAAGGCATCGTCCAGATACTGAAAGAGCATAGCCTGAAGGCTCTGGAAGAGATGGAGATGCAAGCGGACAGAAGAGGGTGA
- a CDS encoding carboxymuconolactone decarboxylase family protein: MGRGLEPNTMKPENMELIRALLENKDSIQEDIFEDSEEMLGIVPFILRVMARRPEFMIFSCLKDFYVLRPNSLEPKTAELLAVAAAAASGADKCLKVHMNAALRAGASLDEILDTLFIAALIGQTKVLASSLRTFQEFEGSLDEK; the protein is encoded by the coding sequence ATGGGAAGAGGCCTCGAACCAAATACAATGAAACCGGAAAACATGGAGCTTATTCGAGCCCTGCTGGAGAACAAGGACTCGATTCAAGAGGACATCTTCGAAGACAGCGAGGAGATGCTGGGTATAGTGCCCTTCATCCTGCGAGTCATGGCCCGCCGGCCGGAGTTCATGATCTTCTCCTGCCTGAAGGACTTCTACGTCCTGCGGCCCAATAGCCTCGAGCCCAAGACCGCGGAGCTGCTGGCCGTTGCCGCCGCTGCTGCCTCGGGGGCAGACAAGTGCCTGAAGGTGCACATGAACGCCGCCCTTCGGGCGGGGGCAAGCCTAGACGAGATACTGGATACGCTGTTTATCGCCGCCCTCATCGGCCAGACAAAGGTCCTGGCCTCGTCCTTGCGCACCTTCCAGGAGTTCGAGGGCAGCCTGGATGAGAAGTAG
- a CDS encoding FmdE family protein, with amino-acid sequence MDDDFKEAAEFHGHTCPGLAIGYRIAKYVKEHYPRSQDEELVCIAENKSCSIDAIQFMLGCTAGKGNLLFKDYGKQAFTFYSRDKNKALRIYFRGGILKGMDELRQKMVQGELGPEDRERMAAFRSQATEKVLSARDEDILTVEEVDIPAPEKARIHPSLKCEECGEEFMEILGRTAGGKVLCKSCFERLVC; translated from the coding sequence ATGGATGACGACTTCAAAGAGGCTGCGGAGTTTCACGGCCACACTTGCCCTGGGCTTGCCATTGGCTATCGCATTGCAAAATATGTAAAAGAGCACTACCCTCGCTCCCAGGACGAGGAGCTGGTCTGCATCGCCGAGAACAAATCCTGTAGCATAGATGCCATACAATTCATGCTGGGCTGCACCGCCGGCAAGGGAAACCTCCTCTTCAAAGACTACGGCAAGCAGGCCTTCACTTTCTACTCTCGGGATAAGAATAAGGCACTGAGAATCTATTTCCGTGGCGGGATCCTCAAGGGTATGGATGAGCTGCGCCAGAAGATGGTTCAGGGAGAGCTGGGCCCGGAGGATCGGGAGAGGATGGCAGCCTTCCGCTCCCAGGCGACAGAGAAGGTCCTTTCTGCCAGGGACGAGGATATCCTCACTGTGGAGGAGGTTGACATTCCCGCTCCCGAAAAGGCCCGCATCCATCCCTCCCTGAAATGCGAGGAGTGCGGCGAGGAGTTCATGGAGATCCTGGGGAGGACGGCGGGGGGAAAGGTGCTCTGCAAGAGCTGCTTTGAACGGCTGGTGTGCTGA